Proteins encoded together in one Thermoplasmata archaeon window:
- a CDS encoding MFS transporter, with protein sequence MTEGKKEPEEKEQVPDYEKLPKHIVKERKEAVWRVNPDYYKPVDYEKLPKVVLIEEKKTPLRINPKYRFPPRIVAAYPAPPPSASYAPQPQPEKEEKEKPRFFINSNFFKLFVGQFVSRVGDQIYLLAVMWWALNYQGSAMDMGIVVLANSIPLVVLGPFCGVLADRHRKKTLMMGADIARVVIMLLMFFQVFWFGHLSLLSIYLAAIAISSFASLFNPASVSAVPRIVGEQNLVRANSLLDMGMYTANVTGPMLAGLLIAFLPINDVFLITASTFFFSFVLIASMKIPELSSSEKTSFLVDFREGLNYLSRNRFMVKLVALFGAVNFFAGVMVLFPAIFAKNVFHAGSVEMGMLETAIGVGALIATFYLAFKKEMSVLPLFKYGKLFLLGTACAFLGMALSPWFPLTASFFLIFGLILALTNVYVTVFFQVETEGPLQGRIISFLFTVASFSLPVSFFTFSALLMYLPPSTVALISALGIFLLCILFPGEKEYREKARSGQQTLK encoded by the coding sequence ATGACAGAGGGCAAGAAAGAACCAGAAGAGAAAGAACAGGTCCCGGACTATGAAAAATTACCGAAACATATAGTCAAAGAAAGAAAAGAAGCGGTCTGGAGAGTTAATCCTGACTACTATAAACCAGTTGATTACGAAAAACTGCCAAAGGTTGTCTTGATTGAAGAAAAGAAGACACCTCTCCGTATCAATCCCAAGTACAGATTTCCTCCAAGAATCGTAGCTGCCTATCCAGCACCGCCACCCTCTGCATCTTATGCTCCGCAACCGCAACCAGAGAAGGAAGAAAAAGAGAAACCCAGATTTTTCATTAACTCCAACTTCTTTAAATTGTTTGTTGGACAGTTTGTGAGCCGTGTCGGAGACCAGATTTACCTGCTCGCAGTGATGTGGTGGGCATTGAATTATCAGGGCTCAGCAATGGACATGGGGATTGTGGTTCTTGCGAATTCAATTCCACTTGTGGTGCTTGGACCCTTCTGTGGTGTGCTTGCAGACCGCCATCGTAAAAAAACACTGATGATGGGTGCGGACATTGCAAGGGTGGTTATAATGCTGCTAATGTTCTTTCAGGTTTTCTGGTTTGGACATCTCTCGCTGCTCTCAATTTACCTGGCGGCAATTGCAATTTCCTCCTTTGCATCCCTCTTCAATCCTGCCTCTGTTTCAGCGGTACCACGCATTGTCGGAGAGCAAAATCTTGTGCGAGCGAACAGTTTGCTGGATATGGGAATGTACACTGCAAATGTCACAGGACCAATGCTTGCCGGTCTCCTCATTGCTTTCCTCCCGATAAATGATGTGTTTCTCATCACAGCGTCCACCTTCTTCTTCAGCTTTGTGCTGATTGCTTCAATGAAAATTCCAGAACTTTCCTCCTCAGAAAAAACAAGTTTTCTTGTAGATTTCAGGGAGGGCTTGAACTATCTCTCCAGAAACAGGTTCATGGTAAAACTCGTGGCTCTGTTTGGTGCCGTAAATTTTTTCGCAGGTGTGATGGTGCTCTTTCCAGCCATATTTGCAAAAAATGTCTTTCATGCTGGTTCTGTAGAAATGGGAATGCTTGAAACCGCAATTGGTGTTGGCGCTCTGATTGCCACTTTTTACCTTGCCTTCAAGAAAGAGATGAGCGTGTTGCCTCTTTTCAAATATGGCAAGTTATTCCTCCTTGGAACTGCCTGTGCGTTCCTGGGCATGGCACTCTCGCCCTGGTTTCCTCTAACTGCTTCTTTCTTCCTTATCTTCGGTCTCATCCTCGCTCTGACAAATGTGTATGTAACAGTGTTCTTCCAGGTAGAAACAGAAGGGCCTTTGCAGGGTAGGATAATTTCCTTCCTTTTCACAGTGGCATCCTTTTCGCTGCCTGTCTCGTTCTTCACATTCTCAGCCCTGCTCATGTATCTTCCTCCCTCCACGGTTGCCCTTATTTCTGCCCTTGGCATCTTCCTGCTCTGCATCCTGTTTCCTGGTGAGAAGGAATATAGAGAGAAGGCGAGAAGTGGTCAGCAAACTCTTAAATAA